In a genomic window of Lycium ferocissimum isolate CSIRO_LF1 chromosome 9, AGI_CSIRO_Lferr_CH_V1, whole genome shotgun sequence:
- the LOC132031570 gene encoding uncharacterized protein LOC132031570, producing the protein MRRRELKFAVGDKVFLKVSPMKGVMRFGRKGKLSPRYIGPYEITKRVGKVAYELRLPAEMSMVHPVFYISMLRLYKPDPSHVLNHEQIEINEALSYEEEPVQILDRQVRRLRTKDVAPVKVLWRNHNTEEATWEAEEDMKKRYPHFFPTTNMC; encoded by the coding sequence ATGAGGCGTAGGGAATTGAAATTTGCTGTTGGTGAcaaggttttcttgaaagtgtcacctatgaagggggtAATGCGTTTTGGcagaaagggcaagcttagtcctcgctaTATTGGTCCTTACGAGATTACGAAAAGGGTTGGGAAGGTAGCGTACGAGTTGAGATTACCGGCTGAGATGTCCATGGTTCATCCGGTGTTTTACATTTCGATGTTGAGATTGTACAAACCTGATCCTTCCCATGTGTTGAATCATgaacaaattgaaattaatgaggcattgtcttatgaagaagagcCAGTTCAGATTTTAGATcgtcaagttagaaggttgagaacaAAGGATGTAGCTCCGGTTAAAGTGTTATGGCGAAACCATAAcactgaggaagctacttgggaagcggaggaggacatgaagaaaagatatcCTCACTTTTTCCCTACTACAAATATGTGTTGA